In Odontesthes bonariensis isolate fOdoBon6 chromosome 22, fOdoBon6.hap1, whole genome shotgun sequence, one genomic interval encodes:
- the agpat2 gene encoding 1-acyl-sn-glycerol-3-phosphate acyltransferase beta, whose protein sequence is MDVLWMVPLLLFPFLMWTSSTFVFYFKKFFYVAWMMLLALVVIPMCLLKSGGRDIENMRIIRVMVRHVKYLLGLRFEVSGWEHLQTEGPYVIISNHQSSLDVLGLMEILPDRCTMIAKKELIYAGTVGIICWLGGIVFINRKKTSDAKSVMADAAQTMLDEQIRLWVFPEGTRNQNGNLLPFKKGAFHLAVQAQVPIIPVVFSSYSNFYLRKDKQFNSGTITLRILPKIETKGMTSEDVSSLSDKSYDVMCSAFLDISNSVPKSNGPLRH, encoded by the exons atggatgtgctgtggatggtgccgctgctgctgttcccattcctgatgtggaccagcagcacgtttgttttttatttcaaaaagtTCTTTTACGTGGCCTGGATGATGCTCTTGGCCTTGGTGGTGATCCCCATGTGTTTACTGAAAAGCGGCGGCAGAGACATTGAAAACATGAG GATCATCCGTGTCATGGTTCGCCATGTAAAGTACTTGCTGGGTCTTCGATTTGAAGTGAGCGGTTGGGAACATCTGCAGACAGAAGGTCCTTATGTCATCATCTCCAACCATCAGAGCTCTCTGGATGTTTTGG GCCTGATGGAGATCCTACCTGACCGCTGCACCATGATTGCCAAGAAGGAGTTGATTTATGCTGGCACAGTGGGCATCATCTGCTGGCTAGGTGGCATCGTCTTTATCAACCGCAAGAAGACGAGCGATGCCAAGAGTGTCATGGCCGACGCTGCCCAAACCATGCTGGACGAGCAG ATTCGACTGTGGGTGTTCCCAGAAGGAACACGAAATCAGAATGGCAACCTCCTGCCCTTCAAAAAAGGGGCTTTCCACCTGGCCGTGCAGGCACAA gttcccATCATACCAGTTGTTTTCTCCAGCTACAGCAACTTCTACCTTCGGAAAGACAAGCAGTTCAATTCGG GGACCATCACATTGAGGATCCTTCCAAAGATTGAGACAAAGGGGATGACGTCAGAGGATGTGTCATCTCTGTCTGACAAATCCTACGATGTGATGTGCTCTGCTTTCCTGGACATCTCTAACTCCGTACCCAAGAGCAATGGGCCCTTAAGGCACTGA